Proteins found in one Terribacillus sp. DMT04 genomic segment:
- the icd gene encoding NADP-dependent isocitrate dehydrogenase, whose product MAEANKITVTNGALQVPDRPVIPFIEGDGTGPDIWAAASRVLEAAVDKAYKGEKSIEWKEVYAGQKAFDKTGEWLPEETLEVIRDYKIAIKGPLTTPIGGGIRSLNVALRQELDLFTCLRPVRYFKGVPSPVKKPEDTDMVIFRENTEDIYAGIEWQKGSPEVKKVIEFLENEMGVHNIRFPETSGIGIKPVSEEGTQRLVRAAIEYAIQENRKSVTLVHKGNIMKFTEGAFKNWGYELAEAEYGDKVFTWNQYDKIAEEKGRGAADEAQKEAEAAGKIVVKDAIADIFLQQILTRPAEFDVVATMNLNGDYISDALAAQVGGIGIAPGANINYDTGHAIFEATHGTAPKYAGLDKVNPSSVILSGVLLLEHLGWREAADLITKAMDKTIASKVVTYDFARLMDGATEVKTSEFGDELIKNMD is encoded by the coding sequence ATGGCTGAAGCAAACAAAATCACAGTAACTAACGGAGCGCTGCAAGTACCAGACCGACCGGTTATCCCTTTCATTGAAGGAGACGGAACAGGTCCTGATATTTGGGCTGCCGCAAGCCGTGTACTCGAGGCTGCAGTAGACAAAGCTTACAAAGGCGAGAAGTCAATTGAATGGAAAGAAGTTTATGCAGGGCAGAAAGCATTCGACAAGACAGGTGAATGGCTGCCGGAAGAAACACTTGAAGTCATCCGTGATTACAAGATCGCTATTAAAGGTCCATTGACAACACCTATCGGCGGCGGTATTCGTTCTTTGAACGTAGCGCTTAGACAAGAGCTTGATTTGTTTACTTGCTTGCGTCCGGTCCGCTACTTTAAAGGTGTACCTTCACCAGTGAAGAAGCCGGAAGATACGGATATGGTTATTTTCCGCGAGAACACGGAAGATATCTATGCTGGTATTGAGTGGCAAAAAGGCTCACCGGAAGTGAAAAAAGTCATCGAATTCCTTGAGAATGAAATGGGAGTACATAACATTCGCTTCCCGGAAACTTCTGGTATTGGTATCAAGCCAGTGTCAGAGGAAGGAACGCAGCGTCTCGTGCGTGCTGCAATTGAGTATGCTATCCAGGAAAATAGAAAGAGCGTGACGCTTGTCCATAAGGGCAACATCATGAAATTCACTGAGGGTGCCTTCAAGAACTGGGGCTATGAGCTTGCAGAAGCTGAATACGGTGATAAAGTATTTACTTGGAATCAGTATGACAAGATTGCAGAAGAAAAAGGCCGAGGAGCTGCTGACGAAGCACAAAAAGAAGCAGAAGCTGCGGGCAAAATCGTCGTGAAAGACGCAATCGCTGATATCTTCCTTCAGCAGATTCTAACACGTCCGGCAGAGTTCGATGTTGTAGCAACAATGAACTTGAACGGAGATTATATCTCTGATGCACTTGCTGCACAAGTTGGCGGTATCGGTATTGCACCGGGAGCAAATATCAACTATGATACGGGCCATGCCATTTTCGAAGCAACACACGGTACAGCACCGAAGTATGCAGGCTTAGATAAAGTAAACCCGTCTTCTGTTATCCTTTCTGGTGTGCTTCTTCTTGAGCACCTAGGCTGGAGAGAAGCGGCTGACCTCATTACAAAAGCAATGGACAAAACGATTGCTTCTAAAGTTGTCACGTATGACTTCGCTCGTCTCATGGATGGCGCAACAGAAGTAAAGACGTCCGAATTTGGTGACGAACTAATCAAAAACATGGACTAA
- the citZ gene encoding citrate synthase: MAVVKGLEGVIAAESKISSIIDDQLTYAGYNIDDLASNSSFEEVIYLLWHNELPNEEQLAQLRGELAAQAKLPDPVIEHLKSYDLKTVHPMSALRTAVSLLGLYDEESEVNTPEANAKKAIRLQAQIATLVAAFSRIRSGHEPVAPRTDYSYAANFLYMFNEKEPEDIEVEAMNKALVLHADHELNASTFTARVCVGTLSDMYSGLTAAIGALKGPLHGGANEAVMEMLFDINEIENVEAYLDDKFAKKEKIMGMGHRVYKQGDPRAKFLKEMSRELTEISGQSKWYEMSVKVEDIVKREKNLPANVDFYSATVYYSLGIDHDLYTPIFTVSRFSGWIAHILEQFADNRLIRPRAEYVGETHRTYTSLEERI, from the coding sequence ATGGCAGTAGTTAAGGGGCTTGAAGGAGTTATAGCGGCAGAGTCAAAGATTAGCTCAATTATAGATGATCAGCTGACGTATGCAGGTTATAACATTGATGATCTTGCTAGTAATTCCAGTTTCGAGGAAGTAATTTATTTGTTATGGCATAATGAGCTGCCGAATGAGGAGCAGCTTGCACAGCTGAGAGGGGAACTGGCTGCGCAGGCAAAGCTTCCGGATCCAGTGATCGAGCATTTGAAATCCTATGATTTGAAAACGGTTCATCCGATGTCGGCACTGCGTACAGCAGTATCTTTGCTTGGATTGTATGACGAAGAGTCAGAAGTAAATACGCCAGAAGCCAATGCTAAAAAAGCGATCCGTCTGCAGGCGCAAATCGCAACATTGGTAGCAGCATTTTCACGTATTCGTTCTGGTCACGAGCCTGTGGCTCCAAGAACAGATTACAGCTATGCAGCGAACTTCTTGTATATGTTTAACGAGAAAGAACCAGAAGACATTGAAGTCGAAGCAATGAACAAAGCACTCGTACTTCATGCGGATCATGAATTAAACGCATCTACCTTTACAGCACGCGTTTGTGTCGGTACATTGTCTGATATGTATTCCGGTCTTACGGCAGCTATTGGAGCGCTTAAAGGGCCGCTTCATGGCGGAGCCAATGAAGCAGTAATGGAGATGTTGTTCGATATCAATGAGATTGAAAATGTAGAAGCATATTTGGATGATAAGTTCGCCAAAAAAGAAAAAATTATGGGTATGGGGCACCGCGTTTACAAACAAGGTGATCCGCGAGCGAAATTCTTAAAAGAAATGTCTCGTGAATTAACCGAAATTTCAGGACAATCGAAATGGTATGAAATGAGTGTGAAAGTAGAAGACATCGTCAAGCGGGAAAAGAACCTCCCAGCGAATGTTGATTTCTACTCCGCAACTGTATATTACAGCTTGGGAATTGATCATGATTTATATACACCAATCTTTACGGTGAGCCGCTTCTCCGGGTGGATTGCACATATTCTGGAACAATTCGCAGATAACCGTTTGATCCGTCCGCGAGCAGAGTATGTCGGAGAAACGCATCGTACCTATACATCACTTGAAGAAAGAATCTAA
- a CDS encoding DUF441 domain-containing protein, with the protein MLNTSSLFLVIILLLGIIGKNQSITIAAYVLLGIKVLQLDDKLFPFLASKGMSIGITVLTIAVLVPIASGEIGFKDLYASVKSYYAWVALAAGILVAILGKYGVNLMASDPQVTVALVIGTILAVVLLNGVAVGPLIGAGITYMILQVIGLFTK; encoded by the coding sequence TTGTTAAACACATCTTCATTGTTTTTAGTCATCATTTTACTTTTGGGAATAATTGGAAAAAATCAATCCATTACCATAGCGGCGTATGTGCTGCTAGGCATAAAAGTACTGCAGCTCGATGATAAGCTGTTTCCTTTTCTTGCATCCAAAGGCATGAGTATCGGAATAACCGTACTGACGATTGCTGTGCTTGTCCCTATTGCAAGCGGAGAAATTGGCTTTAAGGATTTATATGCAAGTGTGAAATCATATTATGCCTGGGTGGCACTCGCTGCCGGTATCTTAGTAGCAATTCTTGGCAAGTATGGTGTCAATCTGATGGCATCTGATCCACAGGTTACGGTAGCGCTTGTAATAGGCACTATCCTTGCTGTTGTACTGTTAAACGGAGTGGCAGTCGGCCCATTAATTGGAGCAGGTATCACCTATATGATTCTTCAGGTGATCGGATTGTTTACAAAATAA
- the ytvI gene encoding sporulation integral membrane protein YtvI: MQMTLLHQLLRTCIVLGSIVGCIAFIMLAAPYVYPFIISFILAILINPLIRLLENKTALNRTAAVVLVLLIFLGICIGGLALAVTEIAQGATYLAKTVPAHFTDFVSYIQKLSEQYVMPYYERLMSFQQELDSSQQDALDENLQAVAQHLSVTLGEGIQAALEAVPLLLSKAPLYISVCVFALLGTFFLCKDWERISRFLERVLPVMLLSSGRQVGEGLKKACIGFLKAQALLLSLTFLIMCIGFTVLRIEHPFATAFFIALVDIVPYMGTGIVFVPWILYSFLTGKFSVTIGLAVLYLIIVLQRQLMEPNLLSVQIGLNPLATLIAVFAGFQLLGFIGLLAGPVLLVILHTLHQTGVLHLLWNYVKYGKQI; this comes from the coding sequence ATGCAGATGACGCTGCTCCATCAGCTGCTTCGAACGTGTATTGTTCTCGGTTCTATCGTTGGCTGTATCGCATTCATCATGCTTGCTGCACCTTATGTTTATCCATTTATTATATCTTTCATTTTAGCGATACTAATAAACCCGCTCATCCGCCTATTAGAAAATAAAACGGCGCTAAATCGGACAGCAGCCGTTGTTCTTGTTCTATTGATATTTTTAGGAATTTGTATTGGCGGGTTAGCATTAGCAGTTACAGAAATTGCCCAAGGCGCCACTTATTTAGCTAAAACAGTTCCCGCACATTTTACGGATTTTGTGAGCTATATCCAGAAGCTTTCGGAACAATATGTAATGCCTTATTATGAGCGGCTGATGTCTTTTCAGCAGGAACTGGATTCCAGTCAGCAAGATGCACTTGATGAAAACCTGCAAGCTGTTGCCCAGCATTTATCTGTCACTCTAGGCGAAGGGATTCAAGCAGCATTAGAAGCGGTTCCTTTGCTTCTTAGTAAGGCCCCGCTCTATATAAGCGTGTGTGTGTTTGCTTTACTCGGCACATTTTTCTTATGTAAAGACTGGGAGAGAATCAGTCGATTTTTGGAACGTGTTCTACCAGTCATGCTGCTGTCTTCTGGAAGACAAGTTGGCGAGGGTTTAAAAAAAGCATGCATTGGATTTCTCAAGGCCCAGGCATTGCTGCTAAGTCTTACGTTCCTTATCATGTGCATAGGCTTTACGGTGCTGCGGATTGAGCATCCTTTTGCTACTGCCTTCTTTATCGCACTCGTTGATATTGTCCCGTATATGGGCACTGGTATTGTCTTTGTTCCATGGATTTTATACAGTTTTCTAACCGGAAAATTCTCTGTAACAATAGGACTAGCTGTCCTTTACCTTATCATTGTGCTTCAGCGGCAGCTTATGGAGCCGAACCTGCTTTCTGTTCAGATTGGACTGAATCCATTAGCAACGTTAATTGCTGTTTTTGCAGGTTTCCAATTACTCGGTTTTATTGGCTTGCTGGCCGGCCCCGTGCTGCTGGTGATCCTGCATACCCTTCATCAGACAGGTGTGCTGCATCTGTTATGGAACTATGTGAAATATGGCAAACAAATTTAA
- a CDS encoding FxsA family protein: protein MKKALLFLFILFPALEVTVFIWTGAEIGFLWLFLLIMLTGVLGVALARREGLQTYRRAREQMQNGQPPTDELLNGMCILIGGFLLLLPGFISDLLGLLFLLPFSRRKLRYWVQALLMRLVAKNTIRVYRR from the coding sequence ATGAAAAAAGCGTTACTGTTTCTATTTATCTTATTTCCGGCGCTTGAGGTTACGGTGTTTATCTGGACAGGGGCAGAAATCGGGTTTTTGTGGCTGTTTCTTTTAATTATGCTAACAGGCGTGCTTGGAGTGGCATTGGCTCGGCGTGAAGGTCTGCAGACTTACAGGAGAGCACGAGAGCAAATGCAGAACGGACAGCCCCCGACGGATGAACTATTAAACGGTATGTGTATATTAATTGGCGGCTTTCTGTTATTGCTGCCAGGCTTTATTAGCGACTTGCTAGGATTGTTGTTTTTGCTCCCATTCAGCCGCAGGAAGCTGCGCTATTGGGTGCAAGCATTGTTAATGCGGCTGGTAGCGAAAAATACTATTCGTGTGTATCGCCGTTAA
- the pyk gene encoding pyruvate kinase → MRKTKIVCTIGPASESVETLVQLIESGMNVARLNFSHGDYEEHGARIKNIREAARRAGRTVGLLLDTKGPEIRTGILQDGEANIEKGDEIFVSMNEMEGTKERFSVTYPGLINDVHVGSKFLLDDGLIELEVLDIDKANNEIKTKALNSGLLKNKKGVNVPGVSVNLPGITDKDANDIQFGIEQGIDFIAASFVRRPSDVLEIRELLEKNEAGHIQIIPKIENQEGFDNLQAILQVSDGLMVARGDLGVEIPAEDVPLAQKEMIKQCNIAGKPVITATQMLDSMQRNPRPTRAEASDVANAIFDGTDAIMLSGETAAGNYPVEAVRTMNNIAKKAETALDHKAILDKNSKASDMTITDAISQSVGHTAINLSVSAIVTATSSGYTAKMISKYRPKQPIVAVTFDESTNRKLALVWGVEAITGERVESTDDMLDLAVDTGLSTGLFKRGDRIIISAGVPVGETGTTNLMKVHVIGDILAKGQGIGKGSVYGKAVVAKNAEEALQELQEGDILVTYGTDKDMMPAIEKAGGLIVEEGGLTSHAAVVGLSLGIPVVVGVAEATSKISSGAYVTVDAAKGDIYDGHASVL, encoded by the coding sequence ATGAGAAAAACAAAAATCGTATGTACAATCGGACCAGCGTCTGAGTCCGTAGAAACACTAGTCCAGCTTATTGAGTCAGGCATGAATGTCGCCCGCCTTAATTTCTCCCACGGGGATTATGAAGAGCATGGTGCTCGTATCAAGAATATCCGCGAAGCAGCACGCCGTGCGGGCAGAACAGTTGGTCTCCTGCTGGATACGAAGGGCCCGGAGATCCGTACTGGTATTCTGCAAGATGGCGAGGCGAATATTGAAAAAGGTGACGAGATTTTCGTTAGCATGAACGAAATGGAAGGGACAAAAGAAAGATTTTCTGTCACTTACCCAGGCCTGATTAATGATGTTCACGTTGGATCTAAGTTCCTGCTGGATGATGGTTTAATTGAGCTGGAAGTATTGGACATCGATAAAGCGAATAATGAAATTAAAACAAAGGCATTAAACTCTGGTTTGTTGAAAAACAAAAAAGGAGTGAATGTCCCGGGTGTCAGCGTAAACTTGCCAGGTATTACTGACAAAGATGCAAATGACATTCAGTTCGGTATCGAACAAGGAATTGATTTCATCGCAGCTTCCTTCGTTAGACGCCCATCTGACGTTTTGGAAATCCGTGAATTGCTTGAAAAAAATGAAGCTGGTCATATTCAAATCATTCCAAAAATCGAAAACCAAGAAGGTTTCGACAATCTGCAAGCAATTCTGCAGGTGAGTGATGGCTTAATGGTTGCTCGTGGTGACCTGGGTGTTGAGATCCCGGCAGAAGATGTACCATTGGCTCAAAAAGAAATGATTAAGCAATGTAATATTGCAGGTAAACCTGTTATTACTGCTACACAAATGCTGGATAGCATGCAGCGCAACCCTCGTCCGACAAGAGCAGAAGCGTCCGACGTTGCGAATGCCATCTTTGATGGAACAGATGCGATTATGCTTTCTGGTGAAACGGCAGCTGGTAATTATCCAGTTGAAGCAGTGCGTACGATGAACAATATCGCGAAAAAAGCAGAAACAGCACTTGATCATAAAGCGATTCTTGATAAGAACTCTAAAGCAAGTGATATGACGATTACAGACGCAATCAGCCAGTCTGTTGGTCACACGGCAATCAATTTGAGTGTGAGTGCGATTGTAACGGCTACTTCCAGCGGCTATACAGCTAAAATGATTTCGAAGTATCGTCCGAAACAGCCGATTGTTGCTGTTACATTTGATGAATCTACCAATCGTAAGCTTGCACTTGTTTGGGGTGTGGAAGCTATCACAGGAGAGCGCGTAGAATCAACGGATGATATGCTTGATCTTGCAGTTGACACTGGCCTTTCTACTGGTCTCTTCAAACGCGGCGACCGCATCATTATCTCTGCAGGTGTTCCAGTCGGAGAAACTGGTACAACGAACTTGATGAAGGTTCATGTAATTGGTGATATCCTTGCAAAAGGACAAGGCATCGGCAAAGGCAGTGTGTACGGCAAAGCAGTAGTTGCTAAAAATGCGGAAGAAGCATTGCAAGAACTTCAAGAGGGCGATATCCTTGTAACATACGGTACGGATAAAGACATGATGCCTGCAATCGAAAAAGCGGGCGGCCTGATTGTAGAAGAAGGCGGCTTGACTTCCCATGCAGCAGTTGTCGGACTTAGCCTTGGTATCCCAGTTGTTGTAGGAGTTGCAGAAGCGACTTCTAAAATCAGCAGCGGTGCCTACGTAACAGTAGATGCAGCCAAAGGTGATATTTACGATGGACATGCCAGCGTCCTGTAA
- the pfkA gene encoding 6-phosphofructokinase, translating to MKKIGVLTSGGDSPGMNAAIRSVVRKAIYHELEVYGIYNGYQGLIDGNIKQLDLGSVGDIIQRGGTVLHTARCLEFKTDEGQEKGIEQLKRFGIEGLVVIGGDGSFRGAEKLTQKGYPCIGVPGTIDNDIPGTDFTIGFDTALNTVIEAIDKVRDTATSHERTYVVEVMGRHAGDIALWAGLADGAESILIPEQPTDFNDVIDRLKRGQERGKKHSIIIVAEGVGSGFEFGKRIEEATNMDTRVTILGHVQRGGSPTANDRVLASRLGGKAVDLLLEGKSGRMVGIQNNKLVDHDILDILDQKHEIDLDMYKLSQELSI from the coding sequence ATGAAAAAGATAGGTGTTCTAACAAGCGGCGGAGATTCTCCGGGCATGAATGCAGCAATTCGTTCCGTAGTCAGAAAAGCTATTTATCATGAATTAGAAGTTTACGGTATATACAACGGTTATCAAGGGTTGATTGATGGAAATATCAAACAGCTGGATCTTGGTTCTGTCGGTGATATCATCCAGCGGGGCGGAACGGTGCTTCATACTGCGCGCTGTTTAGAGTTTAAAACCGATGAAGGACAGGAAAAGGGTATTGAACAGCTGAAACGTTTCGGTATCGAAGGATTAGTAGTAATTGGCGGGGACGGCTCGTTCCGCGGAGCTGAAAAGCTGACACAAAAAGGTTATCCTTGTATCGGTGTTCCTGGAACAATTGATAACGATATACCTGGTACCGACTTTACCATTGGCTTTGACACAGCACTCAATACTGTAATAGAAGCGATTGATAAAGTGCGCGATACGGCTACTAGTCATGAGCGTACCTATGTTGTTGAGGTAATGGGCCGCCATGCAGGAGATATCGCCCTTTGGGCAGGACTTGCTGATGGTGCGGAAAGTATTCTTATTCCGGAACAGCCGACTGACTTCAACGACGTTATTGATCGTTTAAAGCGCGGTCAAGAACGCGGAAAGAAACATAGTATCATCATCGTTGCGGAAGGAGTCGGAAGCGGCTTCGAATTCGGCAAACGTATTGAAGAAGCAACTAATATGGATACGCGTGTAACAATCCTGGGACATGTGCAAAGGGGCGGATCACCTACTGCAAATGATCGCGTGCTAGCCAGCCGTTTAGGCGGTAAAGCAGTCGATCTCTTGCTTGAAGGCAAATCCGGGCGCATGGTGGGAATCCAGAACAATAAGCTTGTCGACCACGACATACTTGATATTCTGGATCAAAAACACGAAATCGATTTGGATATGTACAAGCTATCCCAAGAACTATCTATCTAA
- the accA gene encoding acetyl-CoA carboxylase carboxyl transferase subunit alpha, giving the protein MRQVLEFEKPVIALREKIAELKKFTTDSDLDLSEEIVKLETRLEKLENDIYTNLKPWDRVQMARHADRPTTLDYIEHLFTDFLEFHGDRYYGDDAAIVAGIAKYKGQPVTVVGHQRGKSTKENIRRNFGMPHPEGFRKAARHMQQAAKFGRPIICFIDTKGAFPGRAAEERGQSEAIARNLMEMAGFEVPIICIVIGEGGSGGALALGVGDRLLMLENSTFSVISPEGAASILWKDGGKAKEAAEKLKITAQDLKELGVIDNIIPEVRGGAHRDLASQAELVDHALTENLAQLEKMDKQVLLERRWEKYSNIGAYTE; this is encoded by the coding sequence ATGAGACAAGTATTGGAATTCGAGAAGCCGGTTATTGCCCTGCGTGAAAAGATTGCGGAGCTGAAGAAATTCACAACGGACAGTGACCTGGATCTGTCTGAAGAGATTGTAAAATTGGAAACAAGGCTGGAGAAGCTTGAGAATGATATTTACACAAATCTTAAGCCTTGGGACCGTGTTCAAATGGCACGGCATGCAGACCGTCCGACGACGCTTGATTATATTGAACACCTATTTACGGACTTCCTGGAATTTCACGGCGACCGTTATTACGGAGATGATGCAGCCATTGTTGCTGGTATCGCAAAGTACAAAGGTCAGCCTGTCACGGTTGTCGGGCATCAGCGAGGAAAATCGACGAAAGAAAATATTCGCCGTAATTTCGGGATGCCGCATCCAGAAGGGTTCCGTAAAGCAGCACGTCACATGCAGCAAGCAGCCAAATTCGGCCGCCCTATCATTTGCTTTATTGACACAAAAGGAGCATTTCCCGGCCGCGCAGCAGAAGAGCGCGGACAAAGTGAAGCAATCGCCCGCAATCTAATGGAGATGGCTGGTTTTGAAGTACCGATCATCTGTATCGTTATCGGAGAAGGGGGAAGCGGCGGCGCACTAGCGTTAGGAGTTGGAGACCGACTGCTTATGCTGGAGAATTCTACTTTCTCTGTTATCTCCCCTGAAGGAGCTGCTTCTATTCTTTGGAAAGATGGCGGAAAAGCAAAAGAAGCTGCTGAAAAACTTAAGATAACAGCACAAGATTTGAAAGAATTAGGTGTTATTGATAACATCATTCCTGAAGTTCGCGGCGGTGCTCATCGAGACCTTGCATCACAAGCTGAACTAGTCGATCACGCCCTCACAGAGAATCTTGCACAGCTGGAAAAAATGGACAAGCAAGTATTACTAGAGAGAAGATGGGAAAAATATAGTAATATCGGTGCTTACACAGAATAG
- the accD gene encoding acetyl-CoA carboxylase, carboxyltransferase subunit beta: MLKDFFSKKKHASKPSEEAKQDIPEGLMLKCSGCGKIYYREEMRKQLYVCQKCGHHHQLPSDERINSLFDEGSFLEYDKNLETGNPLEFPSYSQKLEKDQLKTELKEAVVTGEGTINGFRTAFAVMDSRFRMASMGSVVGEKIARALEKAREENIPFIIFTASGGARMQEGALSLMQMAKTSAAVQRFRDAGGLMISVMTNPTYGGVSASFASLGDYNFAEPGALIGFAGRRVVEETIREKLPDDFQTAEFLLEHGQLDAVINRHDMKKYLTTILDIHQAGGNVS, encoded by the coding sequence TTGCTTAAAGATTTTTTTAGCAAGAAGAAACATGCTTCCAAGCCTAGTGAAGAGGCGAAGCAGGATATTCCTGAGGGACTCATGCTCAAATGCTCGGGTTGTGGGAAAATCTACTACCGAGAAGAGATGAGAAAGCAATTATATGTGTGCCAGAAATGCGGTCACCATCATCAATTGCCCTCTGACGAGCGAATTAATAGCTTGTTTGATGAAGGTTCATTCTTGGAATATGACAAAAATTTAGAAACGGGTAATCCGCTTGAATTCCCGAGTTATTCACAAAAGCTTGAGAAAGATCAGCTTAAGACGGAGTTGAAAGAGGCCGTTGTGACTGGAGAAGGCACAATTAACGGTTTCCGCACAGCATTCGCTGTCATGGATTCTCGTTTTCGAATGGCAAGTATGGGATCCGTTGTAGGAGAGAAGATCGCGCGTGCGCTGGAAAAAGCTCGTGAGGAGAACATCCCATTTATTATCTTTACAGCGTCTGGCGGTGCCAGAATGCAAGAAGGTGCGCTAAGCTTGATGCAGATGGCGAAAACATCAGCAGCAGTTCAGCGTTTCCGTGATGCGGGCGGATTAATGATTTCTGTTATGACAAACCCGACATATGGCGGAGTGTCTGCAAGTTTTGCTTCTTTAGGCGATTATAATTTTGCTGAGCCAGGTGCATTGATTGGTTTTGCCGGCCGTCGAGTTGTTGAAGAGACAATTCGTGAAAAGCTGCCGGATGATTTCCAGACAGCAGAATTTCTGCTGGAGCATGGTCAGCTTGATGCTGTCATCAACCGCCATGATATGAAGAAGTACCTGACTACTATCCTCGATATTCACCAAGCAGGAGGAAACGTATCATGA
- a CDS encoding NADP-dependent malic enzyme has protein sequence MSNLREDALKIHRENKGKLTMKSKIPVRNATDLSLAYSPGVAEPCKEIHQNKEDVYEYTMKGNMVAVVSDGSAVLGLGNIGPEASLPVMEGKSVLFQSFAGVDSFPIVLDTNDVDEIVRTVKLMAPTFGGVNLEDISAPRCFEIEERLKAETDIPVFHDDQHGTAIVTVAGLLNALKLVGKSFDNIKVVANGAGAAGIAIIELLHSLGVNNVIMCDSKGMIYEGRPEGMNKMKDRVAKITNRDRQEGSLSDAIKDADVFIGVSLANLLSQDDVRTMAKDPIIFAMANPDPEILPTDAKEAGARVIGTGRSDFPNQVNNVLAFPGIFRGALDVRATGINEEMKIAAAKAIAELIDESDLNEDYVIPAPFDPRVAPAVAKAVAKAAMDTGVNRITIDPEEVAEKTRQLTLIDED, from the coding sequence ATGTCCAATCTTAGAGAAGATGCACTGAAAATACATCGCGAAAACAAAGGGAAACTGACAATGAAGTCGAAGATCCCTGTTCGTAACGCGACAGACTTAAGCCTTGCCTACTCTCCCGGAGTAGCAGAGCCTTGTAAAGAAATACATCAAAATAAAGAAGACGTTTATGAATATACAATGAAAGGCAATATGGTTGCCGTTGTCAGCGACGGTTCTGCTGTACTTGGCCTTGGAAATATCGGCCCAGAAGCATCTCTGCCAGTGATGGAAGGAAAATCGGTTCTATTCCAGAGCTTCGCAGGTGTGGACAGCTTCCCAATCGTGCTGGATACAAATGATGTTGACGAAATCGTCCGTACAGTTAAACTAATGGCGCCAACATTCGGCGGTGTCAATTTGGAAGATATCTCTGCACCGCGCTGCTTCGAAATTGAAGAACGCCTAAAAGCAGAAACAGATATCCCTGTATTCCATGATGATCAGCACGGGACTGCGATTGTAACAGTTGCTGGTCTATTGAACGCCCTTAAATTGGTTGGCAAAAGCTTTGACAATATCAAAGTTGTTGCCAACGGTGCTGGCGCGGCTGGTATTGCTATTATCGAATTGCTGCACAGCCTTGGCGTAAATAACGTTATTATGTGTGACTCCAAAGGCATGATTTACGAAGGCCGCCCAGAAGGCATGAACAAAATGAAAGACCGCGTTGCGAAAATTACAAACCGTGACCGTCAAGAAGGAAGCCTGTCTGATGCGATCAAGGACGCAGATGTGTTCATCGGTGTATCCCTTGCGAATCTGCTTTCTCAAGATGACGTGCGCACAATGGCGAAAGATCCAATCATCTTCGCAATGGCAAACCCTGATCCAGAAATTTTGCCAACCGATGCGAAAGAAGCTGGTGCCCGTGTTATCGGTACCGGCCGTTCTGATTTCCCGAACCAGGTGAATAACGTGTTAGCTTTCCCTGGAATCTTCCGCGGTGCACTGGATGTTCGCGCAACCGGTATTAACGAAGAAATGAAAATCGCCGCTGCCAAAGCGATTGCTGAGCTAATTGACGAGAGCGATTTGAACGAAGACTACGTAATCCCAGCTCCATTCGATCCTCGCGTTGCTCCAGCTGTTGCCAAAGCTGTAGCGAAAGCAGCAATGGACACTGGTGTGAACCGTATTACGATTGATCCAGAAGAAGTAGCAGAGAAAACGCGTCAGCTTACACTTATCGACGAAGATTGA